The following coding sequences are from one Streptomyces venezuelae window:
- a CDS encoding C40 family peptidase, translating into MSHTAHIPSHRKPRRSASKIALRAGVAGGVLSTLAVAAAAGTANAAESVSETIEMPTLSTDLSAQIAQSADATQQAADTYESRAEQDAAASKAAKQAKEDLAKAEKKAEAERKAEAAAKKKAEEERASRSAERTNLSTQSGGGSTSASDSVAPASGSVGSVISFLKAQLGDAYVMGASGPNAWDCSSLVQAAFKQAGVDLPRVSQDQSTMGTEVGTSNLQVGDILYWGGKGSAYHVGVYIGNGQYLDAANPSKGVVIQDLSGYPASGAVRVL; encoded by the coding sequence ATGTCCCACACCGCTCACATACCCAGCCACCGGAAGCCCCGTCGCAGCGCCTCGAAGATTGCCCTGCGTGCCGGAGTTGCCGGTGGCGTCCTCAGCACCCTGGCAGTGGCCGCGGCGGCCGGTACGGCTAACGCTGCCGAGTCGGTGTCCGAGACCATCGAGATGCCCACCCTCTCCACCGATCTGTCCGCTCAGATCGCGCAGTCGGCCGACGCCACCCAGCAGGCCGCCGACACCTACGAGTCGCGCGCCGAGCAGGACGCCGCCGCCTCCAAGGCCGCCAAGCAGGCCAAGGAAGACCTCGCGAAGGCGGAGAAGAAGGCCGAGGCCGAGCGCAAGGCCGAGGCCGCCGCGAAGAAGAAGGCCGAGGAGGAGCGCGCTTCGCGTTCCGCCGAGCGCACGAACCTCTCCACGCAGTCCGGTGGCGGTTCCACGAGCGCCTCCGACTCCGTCGCCCCCGCGAGCGGCAGCGTCGGCAGTGTCATCAGCTTCCTCAAGGCTCAGCTGGGCGACGCTTACGTGATGGGTGCCTCGGGCCCGAACGCCTGGGACTGCTCCAGCCTGGTGCAGGCCGCGTTCAAGCAGGCGGGTGTGGACCTTCCGCGCGTCTCGCAGGACCAGTCGACGATGGGCACCGAGGTGGGCACCTCGAACCTGCAGGTCGGCGACATCCTGTACTGGGGCGGCAAGGGCTCCGCGTACCACGTCGGTGTGTACATCGGCAACGGCCAGTACCTGGACGCCGCCAACCCCAGCAAGGGTGTTGTCATCCAGGACCTCTCGGGCTACCCGGCCTCGGGCGCCGTGCGCGTCCTCTGA